CTAATGCTCGATGGGATACGGGATCAGTTCCTCGGTGACTTCGACCCCCAGTACTTCATCGCGTATCGAAAACTCTGGGGACAACGCGCGATGCGCGATCCCGAGATGCGACTCATCCCCACGGCCGGTCCGGAAAAGGTCTTCGAGATCGCTCGCGAGTCACCCCCCGCAACACGAGGACCGATCATCCACCCGCCGGCGTGTCGTCTCGACCCCTCCCCTGCGCCCTGTACGGATCTCGCTGCAGCACCGCCGGCGACATCCCCCAACGTCGTACTCGTCGTGATCGACGCTCTTCGGCGCGATCACCTCGGCATGTTCGGCGACACGCGCCCCACGAGTCCCAATCTCGACGCGCTCGCGCGTGAGGGTGTTTTGTTCACGAACCTCTCGAGCGTCTCTGCCCAGACGGCCCCCGCAGTCTCCAGCCTCTTCACCGGCCGGTACCCATCGGAGAGCGGCGTCCAGCTCTACGCGCGCGACCTGTCCTTCGGAAACGGACGAAAGCGGCCCGTGCTGGACGACTCACTCACGGTCCTTGCCGAATCGATGCCCGACGCGGGATACGCGACCGCCGCGGTCGTATCGAACCCATAGCTCTCTCCAGAGAACGGGTTCGCTCAGGGGTTCGACGAGTTCATCGAAATCGAATGCGGTGGACTGCGGCCGAAGAAGAAGCCCCCGTGCCAGGCCGACCAGGTCTTCGATGCCGCGTGGCCCTTCCTCGAGAAAGGCAAGCAGCCCTTCTTCCTCTACCTCCACCTGATGGACGTCCATAGTCCGTACATCAAGCCGGGAATCACCACTCGAATGTTCGTCACGGAGAAGGGGCGCGACCGCTACCAGAACGGACCCGCGGCGGAGCTGAGCGACGTCGATCGCGAATTCATGATCGCCCTCTACGACGAACTGACGGGGTCGTTCCTCCTTCTTTCCCGACCCGGCGCGATCGGCGCAGCCCGCATCGGCGAGCGACGTTGCTGGCATACGGCGCGTCGATCTGAGAGAGAGCCCCCCATGCATGTCGGATTTGGAACGGTCTTTCAGAGCCAACCCGGAGTCGAGGACCACGTCGTCTACCAGAGAGAGATTGCGGACGCCGTCCGCGCCGAAGCGCTCGGCTTCGATTCGGCGTGGTGCACGGAACACCACTTCGGCGATTACATGCTGAGTCCGGACCCGTTCCAGTGGCTCTCGTTCATGGCCGCGGCAACGACGAAGCTCGATCTCGGCACGATGGTCTCGGTCCTCCCGTGGCACGACCCGATGTGGGTGACCGAAAAAATCGCAATGCTGGACGCGATCTCCGGCGGGCGGGTCATTCTCGGCGTAGGGCGGGGAACCGCTCCGAAGGAGTACGGGCTCTACGGCGTCGACGTCGAGACCAGTCGTGCGCGCTTTGCCGAGTCCGCAAAGATGGTGATCAACGGACTCGAACAGGGCTACTGCGAGTTCGATGGGACCTACATCCAACAGAAACGGGCCGACATTCGCCCGCGACCGTTCAAGTCGTTCCGAGGTCGAACGTACGCGTCGGCCGTTTCACCTGAGTCGTTCCCCCTCTGTGCCGAGCTCGACGTGGGCCTCCTCTTTATTCCGCAGAAACCGCTCGAGCAGCATCAAATCGATCACGAAGCGTATCGCGAGCACTTTCTTCGGCTCCACCAGCGCGAGCCAATCCCGGCGATCTACGTCGGCTGGGTCGTGTGTGACGAGAACGAGAACCGCGCCCGCGAGCTCGCCTACGAACACATCGGCCGGTACTGGGACAGCGCCGTCCAGCACTACGGGATGCAGGTACCCGAATCGATGACCGAGGTCTTCGTGAACGCGCACCCGTGGGGGACCCCCGAGCAGGTAGCCGAGAAGATCGCCGCGACGTGTCGGCAGCTCCGCGCCGACCGCTTCGTGGGCGTGTTCAACATGGTGGGCATGGAGCCCGAGTTCGCGCGGGCCAATCTCGAGCTGTTCTCGGAACGAGCTCTTCCCCTCCTCGAGCAGGAGCAGCTTTGAGCACCAGCGAGACCATCCTCGTTGCCGGCAGTACCGGATACGTCGGGCGCTACATCGTGCAGGAGTTGGCCACGCGCGGCTACAGCGTGCGGGCGCTCACGCGAAGCGAGGAGCGCCTCGGAGAGATCGGCCCCTTCGGCGCGCCGGCCGTTCGCCAGGCATGTGCTGAAGTCGCCGTCGCCGAGGTCACTCGGCCCGAGGTGCTGCCCGGCGCATTCGACGGCGTCGACGCAGTCATATCCAGCGTCGGCATCTCTCGGCAGCGTGACGGCCTGACGTTCGACCAAGTCGACCACCTGGCGAACAAGAACCTCATCGAAGCCGCGACGGCCGCCGGAGTTCGCAAGTTCGTCTACGTATCGCTGTGGGATCCCAACGTGGTCGCACATCTCGAGATTGTTCGCGCGCACGAGAAGGTCGTCGCCGCCCTCGAATCGAGCGGGCTCGAACACACCATCGTCCGGCCCTCGGGCTACTTTTCCGACATGGGCGCCCTTCTCGACATGGCACGCCGCGGGCGCTCCTTCGTGATCGGCGACGGGACCAATTGCATGAACCCGATCCACGGCGCCGATGTCGGTCGCGTCTGCGCCGATGCACTCGATAGCCCAGAGCGAGAACTGGGCGCAGGCGGCCCCGACATCTACACCCAGCGCGAAGCGGCCGAGCTCGCCTTCGAGGTCCTCGGACGTGAGCCGAAGATCACCGCCGTGCCGATCTGGCTGTGCAACCTGCTCGCCCGCGGAATCGGGCTTCTCAGCACGCAGTTCGGAGACCTCGCCGAGTTTCTCGTAACGGCGGGACAGGTGAGCGCCGTCGCGCCGCAAGTCGGGCGGATCTCGTTGCGGGAGTACTTCGAGCAGCTCCTTACCGACGAGAAGAAGTAGGCAACCCCGGGCGATTCGCCCAACGGGGCGTTTCGGACGGGGCCCTACTCCACAGCCGTCTGCCAGACGCCGTTGCGCTCGCCCGTCGCTTCGAAGCGCGCGCCGACCCTCAGGAAAGCCGGCTGCGTCTCTTCGTCCGTGCCGTGGGCGGCGCCGTCCACGGATCTTCGGGCCAGGGATGCTTCGCGTAGCGGCCGCGCATCTCTTTGCGAACTTCGGGGTAGGTCTGCTCCCAGAAGTTTCGCAGGTCTCGCGTCGTCTGAACGGGGCGGCCATTGGGTGCCAGGAGCGAGAGTGTGATCGCCCGCGCTGGATTGCCCACCTGCGGACTGTCCGCAAGACCGAAGAGCTCCTGGAGCTTCACCGCAAGAACGATCTCGCCGTCGTCCCGGTACTCGAGGCGATGGCGGCATCCGCTCGGCACTTCCAGGGTCTCGGGGGCATGCCGATCCAGGGCTTTGCGTACCGCGTGCGGAAGCATCGCATGAAAGTCAATCTTCGGGAGCGACGTGGCGCCCATCAGCGAGGCCTCAACGAGCGCATTCAGATCCAGCTCGACACCAGCAATATCTGCGCGCGTCTGCAGCTGCCGCTCGGGCGCGGACGGCTTGCGTGCCGCGAAGGCGTCGCGAAGAAGCGAAAGCGCCGCGTCTGGATCGACCTCCGCGGCGCGCTCTTCCACGAGGAGAGTTCCGATCCGGCGACGACGGAAAGCGCGGACGCGCCCCTGCCGAGAGTCGAACTCGTGCTCGACCCGCTCTTCGGGCAGAGGAAGCCACTCCTTCTCTACCCGGCTGGCGACTTCGACCAGCGCTTCCGCTCCCGTACCGCGCTGCGCGGCGCGCAACGCGATGGCGACCAACCACTCGCCATCTCGCACACCGCTCTCGTTCGCGAGGCGAGCACCGTGGCCATTCGCGAGAACGAGGCGGTCGGAGCCCGGCGCACGTCTTCGAGCCAGACGATCGGCGAACCCCGCGAGCAGTGCACGGCGCAACTCGTCGTCGCTCACCTCGCCCGGGCTATGGCGTGCCGGCAGGATCCGATCCGCGACGCGTTCGATCTGCTCCGCGGCGCGACGCACCGCGAACGGGGCCCGGCTAAAGTCGGCGAGGCGAGAGAGAACGTCGCTCGCAGTCGTCGCAGCGATGCCACGCGGTACGGACGCCGGGTCGGACAGTCCCGCGCAAAGTTCCGCCGCTCGGCGGCCACCGCCCGCCTCGATCAAGACGCGGGCGAGCCGCGGCGGCATCGGGAGCCGGCGCATCGTTCGGCCAATGTCTACGAGCACCCCCCTTCGCGTCGCACCGAGACTTTCGAGAAGGGTGAGACCGGCCTCCAGCGCTTCGGCCGCCGGCCGCTCGAGCCAGGCGAACGTCCGCGGGTCCTCCGACCAGGCCAAGAGCTCGAGGAGGATCGGCGCGAGGTCGATGCGATGAATCTCGGGCTCGCGTGCGGGGCGAAGCTGCTGGGCGGGATGCCAGAGGCGTACCGCGCGTCCAGGTCTCGTTCGGCCGGCGCGACCCGCCCGCTGCTCGGCCGAATCCGCGGCGATGCGCTCGGTGCTGAGGCGATCGAGACCGATCCGACGGTCCTGACGCATGACCTTCTGAAGCCCCGAGTCCACGACGGTCGTCACACCGTCGACCGTGATGCTGGTCTCGGCAACGTTCGTCGCGAGGATGACCTTCCGCTCGCGACTGCCCGCAAGCGCGGCGTCTTGCTCCTCAGGCGACAGCGATCCATGCAATCGGTGGATGCGCGCTCCGGGCACGCCGCCCTCGAGTGCGCGCGCGGTGCGGTCGATGTCCGCCATGCCCGGCAAGAAACAGAGGAGGTGCCCGTCGCCGACCGAGAAGGCCTCACGCACGGCATCGGCCGGCGCGACGCCGTCGCGGTACTCGACCTCGACGGGGTGGAGCCGCGCCTCGGCGCGCACAATCGGGCAACCACCGAGTGCCCCCGAGTAGAGGTCGGCGTCGAGCGTGGCCGACATCACGACGACGCGGAAATCATCTCGCGCGGCAAGCACCTGACGTGCGAGCGCAAAGCCCAGGTCCATTTGCGCACTTCGCTCGTGTATCTCGTCGAGCACGAGAGTCTGGAAGTCGGTCAGAAAGGGATCGTCCTGCAATCGAGCGAGCAGAATGCCCTCCGTCACGACGAGCAGCTTCGTGCGCTTGGAGAATTTCCGCTCGAAGCGGACCTGCCAGCCCACCTCGTCACCGACCTTGCAACCGGCTTCGAAGGCAATCCGGCGCGCGACACTCCGGGCCGCCACTCGCCGAGGCTGGACCAGCAATACCGAGCCGTTCGGCGTCAAGGCCGGTGGAACACGCGTCGTCTTGCCAGATCCGGGCGGTGCCGTGACCACCACGGCGCGCGCCGCCTCGAGGCCGGCCCGGACAGCCGGGAGGATCGCATCGACCGGGAGTTCTCTACGATTGCGGGACACGGTTCCGATTCACGAGCGGTGCCGCGGAAGCACGCGCTACCTCGCGGGGCCAACGGGGTCATGCTAG
The nucleotide sequence above comes from Candidatus Binatia bacterium. Encoded proteins:
- a CDS encoding LLM class flavin-dependent oxidoreductase, encoding MDVHSPYIKPGITTRMFVTEKGRDRYQNGPAAELSDVDREFMIALYDELTGSFLLLSRPGAIGAARIGERRCWHTARRSEREPPMHVGFGTVFQSQPGVEDHVVYQREIADAVRAEALGFDSAWCTEHHFGDYMLSPDPFQWLSFMAAATTKLDLGTMVSVLPWHDPMWVTEKIAMLDAISGGRVILGVGRGTAPKEYGLYGVDVETSRARFAESAKMVINGLEQGYCEFDGTYIQQKRADIRPRPFKSFRGRTYASAVSPESFPLCAELDVGLLFIPQKPLEQHQIDHEAYREHFLRLHQREPIPAIYVGWVVCDENENRARELAYEHIGRYWDSAVQHYGMQVPESMTEVFVNAHPWGTPEQVAEKIAATCRQLRADRFVGVFNMVGMEPEFARANLELFSERALPLLEQEQL
- a CDS encoding SDR family oxidoreductase gives rise to the protein MSTSETILVAGSTGYVGRYIVQELATRGYSVRALTRSEERLGEIGPFGAPAVRQACAEVAVAEVTRPEVLPGAFDGVDAVISSVGISRQRDGLTFDQVDHLANKNLIEAATAAGVRKFVYVSLWDPNVVAHLEIVRAHEKVVAALESSGLEHTIVRPSGYFSDMGALLDMARRGRSFVIGDGTNCMNPIHGADVGRVCADALDSPERELGAGGPDIYTQREAAELAFEVLGREPKITAVPIWLCNLLARGIGLLSTQFGDLAEFLVTAGQVSAVAPQVGRISLREYFEQLLTDEKK
- the hrpB gene encoding ATP-dependent helicase HrpB is translated as MSRNRRELPVDAILPAVRAGLEAARAVVVTAPPGSGKTTRVPPALTPNGSVLLVQPRRVAARSVARRIAFEAGCKVGDEVGWQVRFERKFSKRTKLLVVTEGILLARLQDDPFLTDFQTLVLDEIHERSAQMDLGFALARQVLAARDDFRVVVMSATLDADLYSGALGGCPIVRAEARLHPVEVEYRDGVAPADAVREAFSVGDGHLLCFLPGMADIDRTARALEGGVPGARIHRLHGSLSPEEQDAALAGSRERKVILATNVAETSITVDGVTTVVDSGLQKVMRQDRRIGLDRLSTERIAADSAEQRAGRAGRTRPGRAVRLWHPAQQLRPAREPEIHRIDLAPILLELLAWSEDPRTFAWLERPAAEALEAGLTLLESLGATRRGVLVDIGRTMRRLPMPPRLARVLIEAGGGRRAAELCAGLSDPASVPRGIAATTASDVLSRLADFSRAPFAVRRAAEQIERVADRILPARHSPGEVSDDELRRALLAGFADRLARRRAPGSDRLVLANGHGARLANESGVRDGEWLVAIALRAAQRGTGAEALVEVASRVEKEWLPLPEERVEHEFDSRQGRVRAFRRRRIGTLLVEERAAEVDPDAALSLLRDAFAARKPSAPERQLQTRADIAGVELDLNALVEASLMGATSLPKIDFHAMLPHAVRKALDRHAPETLEVPSGCRHRLEYRDDGEIVLAVKLQELFGLADSPQVGNPARAITLSLLAPNGRPVQTTRDLRNFWEQTYPEVRKEMRGRYAKHPWPEDPWTAPPTARTKRRSRLS